GCACCAGGGCCGTGATGCCTGCCGTCCAGAACAGGATTCCCCCCAGGATTAGCAGTCGCTTCCTGACATCCTGCTGCCTCTCTCCGATTCTCAAGCAGTCCAGGCCAAAGCCAGAGACCAGCAGCCCCAGGAGTCCCAGCCCATTCGACAGGAACATTAAAATCCTGGAGATCCTGAGTTCGGCAGGCAAAGCCAGGAGAGAATCAAAGTCCTTGCACTGCCTGCCACCTTCCTCCTGGATGACGCAGGCTTGCCAGAGCCCCATGGTCCAggtctccatttcatttaagtCCAGGTTGAGGTTCTTCCAATGTGGCAAGTAAGTCGTGATAATGGATAAAACCCATCCCGATGAAGATAATAAAAGTCCAATGAATTGCATTGCTGCTCTAAAGTCTAAAGCCATTGCAACAGGTCTTAGAACCGTCACCACCCCTATAGGAGTTGCTGTCTTTGTGGTTGGCGGTAGTGTGATGACCGAGGTTCTATGCTACCCGGAGTATAAGCCGCGGGCATTAACTCTTCGGGCACTCTGAAATACGTTTTTGTTCTTGAATATAATGTTTCACGTAAAGGACGAAGGACTCTGTTAAAACTATGAGTTAGGCTTTTTGATAAGGATTTGATCTGTTACCTTCCAATTTGCTTGGTAAAATTATATCCCCAATGCTTGATGATTCTAAGTCTAAGGATGAACAAAGAGGGCTCTATGACCCCTCACCCTAAATACAACAGAAATCTTTGTGCTTCAATATGGATTAATTAGATTTTAAGTGGTGATAAAAGGCCAGCTCTTTCGACAACAGGACTTCATTGTAAGAGCTGAATCTGAGATTTCAGGGATGCAGAACAAGACCTTGTAAAGAAAGGTAGACTGTTCCCCTATAATCTTTATTCTTCTCAGACTTCCTTAACCTACACAAGAGCCTGGCCCGCGTTCCTGCGTGTCACAGGGACTCAGTTGGGACTTGGCAGGTAAGGTTCCTCAGATTCCTTTGAAAGGTGGAGGCTGGGTCACTGGgttcatttaaatgaaatgacCGTGGCTGATACCCTGAGGTGCTAAATGAGCAAGAGAGTGTCCTGGGAAGTTGTGGACTGTGCCCTGAAGTGTTCTCCATCCTGGGGCAAAGCATGATTTCTCAGTATGTGAGATGTGTTTTTCACGCAGAGCTGAGCTGTCTTCCCAACCAGTGAAGCCCCATGGACAGAGCAGCAGGCATGCAGACCCTCAGAGGCCGGGAGAAGAGGCCACATGCTCCAAAGGCCTGGAGCTTCTCTGGATCCTGCACAGCCCAGCTCCGCTCCAGGGCCCCTGGTGTCCTGCACCCTCCACAGGAAGGCAGGACCCGATGAGCCTGTGCCGGACAAAATGAGCAGTTCTGTCAGGAAGATTCCAAGTGGTGAAACAGAACCATGCCCAGGGTCAGCGAAGAGCTTTCCTGATGTTGCTCAATAGATCAAGAAACAGACCCCCGATTCGAACATATCCAAAGGAAGCCCAAAAGCCAGGTTAGCTGAATGGTCCATTCTTAAGCATTTTCCATCATTTTATGTCAGAGAAGAAGATGAATTCTTTCTTAGCTTTTACACATGTTCAGAATCCCTTAGCAGAGATTGCTGTCCTCTGTGTACTAAAATAAAGAAGCTGTTTATTGCCCTAAGTTACTGCACAAGGATGTAAGGGTCCAGAAAGGGCTAGAGATTTGCCCGGGGCCTGGTAGCCATGGGGTAACGGTGAGCTAGAGCTCCCCCCAAGGACGCAGGCAGAATGAGGCTCTCGAGAACAATCATTAGCAGTTCAGGGAGATGATTCTTCATGTCGCTTTGAGATGTTTCTTGAAAATGGAGTGGAACAGAATCAGCCGCTCTTTGAGGTGAGCTCTCTGCCCCAGCAGGGCTTGCAAACAGCCGCTCTCACTGGCAGGGCTGTTGACGTGTGTGCCGCAGTGGGGGTTGGACCCGGATAACTAAGTGCCTTTGCAACACATTTATTCTTTCAGCGTTAGGAGAAATAGTTTTGAGCCCCTCCTACTGTCCAGTCAGTAAGTGCCGAGCTTAAGCAGTGCGTGTGGGGTTGACCAAGGGTTCTGAGTGGTCTCAGACCTGAGCTCCTGGCCTCAAAGCTAAGGGGCCTGGTTCTCAAATGGTCAGCTTCAGCAGGAGCCATGTCCCTACTGCACCGACCTCTTGAATTTTGCTGTTTTGCCCAAGTTGATGTCTCTGAAACATGGGTGTGCTCCATGTGTCTTCCTGTTCTGGTCCCCCAAACTCCACCAGCTGAATGACTCTCAGGCCTCCACTTAGGACTTTGGcagttaaaaatgtatatacattgtttttaaaattagtgGCACTTATCAGTTACTTGACTGGATTGATTTATGATCACCAGGCAGTCTATTAGTGAAGCGACCCTGAGACTCATCGAAATGTtctgaagagaaggaagaggacaaTGACCCAGGCCTTGCCCattggagtaaaaaaaaaaaaaagaaaagtggaggAGGGGAATGAAAAGACTGTATGGAAAAATATATCATGCATATAAACTGCAAATGCCCTGGGTACTTTAACACATGTGCCTGGTTCTGTAATCTGGCACCCAGTGGCTTCCTACGTCAGGAGCTTTGGGAAGTCAGCCCCAGAAAGTGAATCCCACTGGCCTGACCCAACCCGTTTTGTTCAGGACGTTCTTGGGGTAACGCAGGTGGCAGGAGGGGTTCAGCCCAGCAGAGCACCTAGGGGATGGATTGGGGAGGAGTGTGTGGGCGCCTCCGGGGGCTTCACTGTTGCCATCCTCCAGCCCCCggaccagcagggtgtctggatGCACCCCAGGATGCACTGTACACGTCGTCATCTGCTTTATGAGCGACTCCGGGGCGCACTCAGGTTCACGCTGTGGCGTCTAAGAGAGGAAGTAGGGAACCCTAGTCAGTGTTAACTTGATCCCTCCATGCCTGTGCTGGCGTGGAGCAAATGTGTGCATTTCCCCCAGCAGGTCTAAAAGCCCTTTTTCATAGCTGGGTGTGTGGGTGGAGTAAAAGCCTTCCAAAAGCCTCATCTGTCTGATGTTTCTGTCTTCTGAGGCCTCGGCTGAGATTTTATTCCAAGCCTTAAAAGGACTAATGCTTAGAAAAATAATGTGACCTCTCAGGTCTCAATAGTGAAGGGAACATCCTGTGTGTAGCAACCGAGCAGAGTATAATAATAAAAACGGCCTGGAACTTACTGAGCACTTCCTGCTTGCCAGGCACTAGGATAAGGGCTTTATCTGTGTTAACTCACTTATCCTCACGAGAAACCTATGATGCAGGCACTATTACTGCCTCCTTGTAACAGATAAGCAATCCGAGGCTTAAGGAAGCCGATTAGCCTGCCACGCATGCAGCAAGATTTCAGCACAAACTTAACACCCGAAGTCCAGGCCTTAATCATCTCATGCTGCAAAAAACCATCTTGGGCCATTGTCACAGTGACCTCCTCACTTTGTCTAGAAGCTTCCCCTGCTAACCCGCAGCCTTCACTTAGCCCAGCGCCTCCTCCCTGGACCCGAGGCAGGCTCTGAGTACATCcgagagcagtgggggtggaaGGCGCGGACACTGATGCCAGCTTTGTGGCTGTGAAGTTAGAAACTGCAACAGCGGTGGGGCTTTGTGGGGGGAGTAGGAGAATTGTCCCAGCCAGGGGCACAGTCACCACCCACTACGCAAATAGAGATGAAAAGCCCTCTTGCTCAGGATGACTGGGTTCTTTTCTTTGCACATCCTTTCTAAATATTAATCTAAGCTCACTACCCTCGTGACTAAGTTAATTTCCAGTTAACAGATGGAAAAATCATTGCAAATCAGCGACAGCTTTGGCCCCTACTTTTGAGGTAGTGAGTGTCTGGAGACTCGTGGGATCCCAGCCAACACCTCGGACCCCTTGGCAGCTTCATTTTACAGGTCACTGAGGCCTGAAGAACCGGCGCGCCTGGTGAGGACCAGGGTTCCGGTCAAGACCTGGCCCCTGGACTCAGACCCCGTGACTCTCTTCTCTCCCCCAAGTGCTGGCTTCTGGCAGGAATGCGCAGACCCACTGCTCCAGCTGTCAAGGTATCTGTCCTTTCTCCCAGGGAGAGACTGAATTCCATGCCCACATTGGCTGAGCACCTCCATGCCCTGGAATgtgtgctgggggctgggggatggGCAGAGTGAGGTGGGGGTATGCCTCCAGGTAAAGTgacaggagaaaaggcagggcCATGGAGGGGGGTCCAGCCTGGAACCACTGACCCTTCCCGGATCCCAGCGAGCAGCCAgagggaggatgggttggaaactGGGCATGACAGGAGGTGGCGATAGGAAAATAGGCTGGGTCACGGTCATTCAGTCActcaaatgtttactgagcaggTACTGTGAGTGAGGCCCTGAGGCTGGCCCTGGGTTTAAAAAGGTACTAAGACATGCACCGTCCTTGCCCTGCAAGTAGGGGATAGACAAGAAAGAGGACGAGTAGAAAGGTCGCAGAATCCAATGAGATTAATGAAGGTTCCCCGGGGAAATCACACATTTCCAGACCTTTCCAGAACAGAGAGCCTTCCGGGGGACCCATCCGCACACCGACTGTGTCCCAGAGACCTTAGAGCCGGCCCGCAGCGCTGGGGGATGGGCAGCTCCACCCCAAAGTCACGCCAGCGCTGCCCAGCCCTGAGCAGCCCCCTGGCCCTGAGCTGCCGAGTCTGGGCTGGCGAGAGGGTCTGGGGAGGCGGGCACACACCGAGATCCCATCTCAACACCCCTGCAGCTGCCAGGAACGGTCCCCCCAACATGAGGCTCTTTGTTCTCTCAACAGGGTGGGCCGTGCTAGCGTCCTGCAAACAGTGTGCTGAGGAATCTGAAGAGACGTCTCTCCTAAATCCCTGTGCAAAGGAAATCCTGGTATCTGGGTAAGATTTTCGTGTTCTGGCCTTTTTGTTTATAAATTCCTTGTTATCCATTCAGACACCTGCTGCTGCTCAGAGCCTGCTACTAAAGGCCACCAACGTCCCCAGCTACCAGCAAGGAGGTGTGGGGGACCACTGCTCCCCCCGGGTGCAGCCCACCCAGTAAAGCTGTCCCTGGGGCTCCCTAGGGAGATGCTGTTTCACCAGGCCcacagaaagtgcctttgaaaatCCCCTCCTAGTACTCATAAAAATGGTCTCATCTCAGAATTTGTGCACAGATCTTCCCCCCAAGAAAAAGAGGCTTTTCCATTAATCAAAGATGTATTTATGGGAAATGCAAGAGTTTGGGCTCTGGAATCAAGAAGATCTGGATTCAAACCCTAACTCTGAACCTCAGCTTACATGCCCTGAAACAGCTCACTGGGGTCTCTGAGCCCCGGTCTCCCAATCCATAAATAGTGACAATAGTAACAATACAGCAATAGTCACGAGGTGACCACGAAGATTGGGGGTAATTAGGGAAATCTCAGAGCATGTAGAAGGCTCTCGATCAATgctactatttttattttgtatgttgtcTTCACACCCAGCACCGTGGGTGGCGTGAAGCTGCACTTCCCCTCCAGCTTATTGTTGTGTGATTGCTGATATGAGGCCCCTTTCCAAAGCCATCTTGCAGCTGAAGTTTTCTAAAAATTAGGGTTCATGCCATCATAAGAGGGTTGGCAGGAGGCTGGGCTTGGCTGGCCTGCGCATGAAACCTGCTCTTTCTCCTTGGACATGGTGACTGGCTCCGCCCCGGGTTGCGCCTCTCTCCCACTGCGCCATCCGTGGCAATTTCGTGTGACTGTCTCACTCACCTGCAGATTAAGAGATCAGATACCCCAGTCATCGACTATGGCTCCTGTGGCCACCAGCCCACCTGCTCGACCTGGCATTGAGGCTGGGAGGCTGACTCTGATTCGATGTTTCTTCCAAGTTACCCTGGGATCCCACTTTGGGAAAAGGGTGGTAGATACTATCAGCACACAGATTTCCATCAGCCTTAGCTGGaaggaaaattttatttctaagaggTGAAAAACTGAAGAGATTGCAAATGTGAAGTATTTTGCATCTGCCCTGAATTGttttatccatccatccctccatccacacACTCCTTCCTGCACCAAGTACCGAATGTTTGCAGGGGGTTCGGTATGCGGGGGCTGCGCAGTCTAGGAGGCTGCCCAGGGTCGGAGCACATGTTTCGGGCCCCCAAAGCACAGTGGGAGCCAACAGGACAGAGATGAGGAACGGCAGCCAATGAggatggaacagaatgtgtgaggcCCAGAGGCCAGAGGCCACAGCAGGTTCCCAGGCTGGGGGCGCCGGCGGCACCACCAAGGGAGGGCTGGGTTCAGggctttttcctcttccttgagTCATTGACCCTTTGTGCAGTTGCATGAGGCCTGTGGGTTCCTTTTCAGAACAAAGTTTTAAATGCactaaatagaataaataaaggTAAAATACATAGGCTGCCAAAGGAAGACAATGACACTGAAAATTCAAGtatcagaatatttttttaacgGTAGCAGATGTGCTTCTGTATTAACTCATTAAATAACAAGAGCTAACCAAGGGACGACAAGCACCATAGTTTCCAAATGCTGGCGAATAATTCTATCCAGAAATAACTGCAAGTGGTATGAAAATACCTGTGGTTTCTTCTGGCGTCAACCTACAGGCACTGCTAAACCACTATGGTTTGTTGCTCACATTATAATGCAAGGAAATGCTAATTTTTTTAGTTAGAAGTTAGTAGGAAGGGTGGTCTTTTCCCATTTTCCATCTCCAAGAGCCCCCTTCTTGGAGTTCACGGAGCCCCAGCGTGCAGACACGCGGTCCGGCTCGCCAAGCTCCTCCTGCCCCGCTTCCTCCGGCTGACGTATCCGTGGGCGACTGTTGTCCCtctcttttaaatgtttgttgactaACTACGGACAGATGAGTCATGCCACACGAAGGATTTGAGACtttggaaagggacttgggagtgGGGCTTGGAATAACATGACGAGATTTATCTGAGATTTCAGAGTGGGAAGAAAAACCTTCCCAGGTGTTTCCATGTCTGCTCCACCTGTCCTGGGCCAGATGAGGAGCCACGGTGGACGAAGGGTGACTCTGGGGCTTTCAAAGTGACCTTGCCACTCTCCTGCCATCCATTCATTCCATGACATCACTGAGACACGGCCAGGGGGAAGGCGGCGCAGCAGGCGGGCTCTGCCTCACCCAAAGATGGAGAGAGATGGTCCCCTCTGGTTTGGAGCATGTGCCGCAAGCAACGTCTCACATTCAGGGATTTACTTGCTGGCTAATGAAATGATCTGTGTTTGTGCTGTGATGCCCTGAGCAGCAGGACGTGGCCCCTCCTCAAAGACGATACGCAGTCTTATTGGTAAGGGAGGCATGTGCCTAACAGCTGACACACCAGCCGAGCATGGGGCGTGCCATAGGCCAAGGGCAGATCAGAGGGGACACATCAGAGGGGCGAGAGGACCAGCTACggaagaggaggaaagaggcCGATATGGGAAGTTGTCGTTAAGAAAAATGGCTTTGGAGCCTAGGCCAGGAAGTTGCGCCAGATTTgaataaaattaactttaaacaGTTCATTCCTCACCAGTGTCACGTGGTTACAGGTTGGAGTTCTTTATTTTGCCTTGATGTTTCCTTCTTGAAGGTCCAGCTCAAACCATCAGACGCTGTGAATACAGCTTCCCCATCGGAACTGTATCCCACGCATCTTCTGTTGTTTGACTGAAGTATTAAAGTAATCGTGACCCCTTGCATAATTCGAAATTTTCTTTTGCAAGGGTGGATTTTGTAATCCTTACA
This is a stretch of genomic DNA from Manis pentadactyla isolate mManPen7 chromosome 7, mManPen7.hap1, whole genome shotgun sequence. It encodes these proteins:
- the LOC118916850 gene encoding putative claudin-24, with the translated sequence MALDFRAAMQFIGLLLSSSGWVLSIITTYLPHWKNLNLDLNEMETWTMGLWQACVIQEEGGRQCKDFDSLLALPAELRISRILMFLSNGLGLLGLLVSGFGLDCLRIGERQQDVRKRLLILGGILFWTAGITALVPVSWVAHVTVREFWDETIPEIVPRWEFGEALFLGWFAGFSLLLGGCLLNCAACSSPAPAAAGPYAAAERRTQCPYLHNGTGDPKV